The Castanea sativa cultivar Marrone di Chiusa Pesio chromosome 11, ASM4071231v1 genome contains a region encoding:
- the LOC142615876 gene encoding phosphatidylinositol 4-kinase gamma 4-like, which translates to MSSAGVAVLSPVRDEPVVFPNNLHSEFNLCSEESIMIYLAMSGSMTPFRVLESDSIDSVKLRIQTYKGFVVKNQKLVCRGRELARCNSLVRDYGVADGNVLHLVLRLPDLQVINVRTASGKEFTFHVEQGKDVGYVKHKIAKKGKEFVDLEEQEVVYNGERVEDQRLIHDLCQHNDAVIHLLVRKSAKVRTRPVEKNHELSIVVPQLIDGGVRDVDGENFRRKYDVGGKNSDRGYEADGEILPRKPPDRDFLLEPVIVNHNIKLPSAVWNMVNSTYGGLESGHYPIRSMDGTGGAYFMLDSLGQKYVSVFKPIDEEPMAVNNPRGLPLSLDGEGLKKGTRVGEGAFREVAAYILDHPKGGHRSLFGEEKGFAGVPPTFMVKCLHEGFNHPGDLTVKIGSLQMFMENNGSCEDMGPGAFPVEEVHKISVLDIRLANADRHAGNILLSKEQVDGKTLLIPIDHGYCLPETFEDCTFEWLYWPQARQPYSTETIDYIRSLDAEEDISLLKFHGWDVPLECARTLRISTMLLKKGVERGLNPFAIGSMICRENLKKESVIEEIVQEARDSVLPGTSEATFLETVYQIMDHHLDKIARLPFS; encoded by the exons atgtCGTCCGCCGGTGTCGCTGTCCTCAGTCCCGTTCGCGATGAACCTGTTGTTTTTCCTAATAATTTGCATTCCGAATTCAATCTTTGCTCGGAAGAGTCCATTATGATATACCTCGCCATGTCGGGATCAATGACTCCTTTCCGTGTTTTGGAATCGGATTCCATTGATTCTGTTAAACTCAGGATCCAAACCTATAAAGGGTTTGTTGTCAAGAATCAGAAGCTCGTTTGTAGAGGCCGAGAATTGGCCCGGTGCAATTCTCTGGTACGGGACTATGGGGTTGCTGACGGTAATGTTTTGCATTTGGTTCTTAGGCTTCCAGATCTTCAGGTGATTAATGTTAGGACTGCGAGTGGGAAAGAATTTACATTCCATGTGGAGCAGGGTAAAGACGTTGGTTATGTGAAACATAAGATTGCAAAGAAGGGGAAGGAGTTTGTTGATCTTGAAGAACAAGAAGTTGTGTATAACGGAGAGAGAGTAGAGGATCAGAGGCTTATTCATGATCTCTGTCAACATAATGATGCTGTGATACATTTGTTGGTTCGGAAATCTGCAAAAGTTCGGACTAGACCAGTTGAGAAGAATCATGAGTTGTCCATTGTTGTGCCACAGTTAATTGATGGGGGAGTTCGTGACGTTGATGGAGAAAATTTTAGGAGAAAATATGATGTTGGAGGAAAGAATTCTGATAGAGGGTATGAAGCTGATGGAGAAATTCTACCTAGAAAGCCTCCTGATAGGGATTTTTTGTTGGAGCCAGTTATTGTTAACCACAATATCAAATTGCCCTCGGCGGTTTGGAATATGGTTAACTCCACATATGGTGGATTAGAAAGTGGTCATTATCCGATCAGGTCTATGGATGGTACAGGAGGAGCTTATTTTATGCTGGACTCGTTGGGGCAGAAGTATGTGTCTGTTTTCAAGCCCATTGATGAGGAGCCAATGGCTGTGAACAATCCCCGAGGGCTACCATTGTCACTGGATGGTGAGGGATTAAAAAAGGGTACGAGAGTCGGAGAAGGAGCATTCAGGGAAGTAGCAGCTTATATTTTGGATCATCCAAAAGGTGGGCACCGCTCATTGTTTGGTGAAGAAAAGGGCTTTGCTGGGGTTCCCCCTACTTTTATGGTCAAATGCCTGCACGAAGGATTTAACCATCCTGGGGATTTGACCGTCAAGATTGGATCTCTGCAGATGTTCATGGAGAATAACGGAAGTTGTGAGGATATGGGCCCTGGGGCATTCCCGGTTGAGGAAGTGCATAAAATCTCTGTGTTGGATATCAGACTGGCAAATGCAGATAGGCATGCTGGGAATATTTTGCTGAGCAAAGAGCAAGTAGATGGCAAGACTCTGCTGATTCCAATTGATCATGGATATTGCTTGCCTGAAACT TTCGAAGATTGCACATTTGAATGGCTCTATTGGCCACAGGCTCGTCAACCTTACTCCACTGAGACCATTGACTACATAAGATCTCTGGATGCTGAAGAAGACATTTCCCTTCTGAAATTCCATGGATGGGACGTACCACTTGAATGTGCTCGCACACTCCGCATCTCAACCATGCTTCTAAAAAAGGGAGTAGAAAGAGGGCTTAATCCCTTTGCCATTGGAAGTATGATTTGTAGAGAAAACTTGAAGAAGGAATCCGTGATTGAGGAGATTGTCCAAGAAGCCCGGGATTCTGTGCTTCCTGGCACAAGTGAAGCCACATTCCTTGAGACTGTGTACCAAATCATGGATCACCACCTTGATAAGATTGCTCGGTTGCCGTTTTCATAA
- the LOC142614456 gene encoding uncharacterized protein LOC142614456, which yields MEILNPQILSGTSPCFSPKKHRYKYNIPPKPSFKRNSSFPTYYLPLHNSRNFQIFAHFGRPTSRHRRNSLKKKLTFGDQQQKEQVSLSDFQNPNRSFNDNLNCDSDCVIDGSRLINVETEELKSKRSVLGESVLWDKLENWVEQYRKDIKDWGIGSAPIFTVFEDLEGNVKWVSVNEDEIVRRSRGEESTEVNLKILCAQSLAREMGSGKNNVIPRNSSVAKFVVQGGESAFFKAIQGFTLRPELFPMMSSVGRLVLFGFVALWALKKLFSFGDKEVRHTEVEKEMMRRKIKSRKEKEMLEKFSVEVVQQTPEPIENRKPMIDKEQLMNSILKAKAGSDKSSLQDSSANPTAKSIDLDNRIQEIRQMARHVRDIEGQELSLTNQGANEKQGVNNELSNEMELVNVHSDDNKSFLGKTNGIHETVKTGNLDVRKIDDSGFLSKVSSTEDNIQGCTISGENVSSDSESTVQGFKDSESALKLTDTTEVIQFSDTPYAESHMSRKGSIRAKTRVILSLKEARDYLSEKFHNQVPDTVSQVKTLPESDAVLRHPGDEGFSRRNTGHKLDANDKVAAISGRTSYTTHSTKACKVSAWKESVPTKNENSEDSEARCGVGDLGKPQTSLNHEGNRINVGTGPPAKIQNWIDTNFHEVEPLVKKIGTGFKDNYMVAREKVNEQLDMDTEITQLAFNGDDSELEWMKDDDLREIVFQVRENELAGRDPFYLMDAEDKRVFFMGLEKKVEKENEKLLKLHELLHSNIENLDYGADGISLYDPPSKIIPRWKGPLIEKNPEFLKNFLEEQKAFLAGNTGNSYPVKDQENSIKKSTGSPTPGNVASSLPTLDSEKNFHDEDPKNSRTVIEGSDGSVIAGKRSGKEYWQHTKKWSHGFLDSYNAETDPEVKSVMRNMGKDLDRWITEKEIQEAADLMSKVPERNKKFMEKKLNKLKREMELFGPQAVVTKYREYADEKEEDYLWWLDLPHLLCIELYTVDNGEQMVGLYSLEMATDLELEPKPYHVIAFEDAGDCKNLCYIIQAHMDMLGNGHAFVVPRPPKDAFWEAKANGFSVTVIRKGELQLNVDQTLEEVEEQITEIGSKIYQDKIMKERSVDISSLMKGVFGVTGKPTKRKGLKQMLRKSNKK from the exons atggAAATTTTGAATCCTCAAATTCTATCTGGAACTTCACCTTGTTTCTCTCCAAAGAAACATAGGTACAAGTACAACATACCACCCAAACCCAGCTTCAAAAGAAACTCCTCGTTTCCAACCTATTATTTACCATTACATAACAGCAGGAACTTCCAGATTTTTGCACATTTTGGTCGACCCACGTCTCGCCATCGCCGGAACTCGCTAAAGAAGAAGCTCACTTTTGGTGACCAACAGCAAAAAGAACAGGTGAGTCTGTCTGattttcaaaacccaaatcGTAGTTTCAATGATAATTTAAACTGTGATAGTGATTGTGTTATTGATGGTAGTAGACTCATAAATGTTGAAACAGAAGAATTGAAATCAAAACGTTCGGTTTTGGGTGAGTCTGTGTTGTGGGATAAATTGGAGAATTGGGTTGAGCAGTATAGGAAAGATATCAAGGATTGGGGAATTGGGTCTGCTCCCATTTTTACAGTTTTTGAAGATTTGGAAGGGAATGTCAAGTGGGTTTCTGTTAATGAGGACGAAATTGTTAGAAGGAGCCGGGGTGAGGAGTCAACAGAAGTGAACTTGAAAATTCTGTGTGCTCAGAGTTTAGCTAGAGAGATGGGGAGCGGGAAGAACAATGTGATTCCGAGGAACAGTTCAGTTGCAAAGTTTGTTGTTCAAGGTGGGGAGTCTGCTTTTTTTAAGGCCATTCAGGGTTTTACTCTTCGCCCTGAATTGTTCCCCATGATGTCAAGTGTTGGGAGGTTGGTGTTGTTTGGATTTGTCGCATTGTGGGCATTGAAAAAGTTATTTAGTTTTGGGGATAAGGAGGTTCGTCACACGGAAGTGGAGAAGGAAATGATGAGGAGAAAGATAAAGTCaagaaaggagaaagagatgttGGAGAAGTTTAGTGTGGAGGTTGTTCAACAAACTCCGGAACCAATTGAGAATCGGAAACCAATGATAGATAAGGAACAACTAATGAATAGTATTTTGAAAGCCAAGGCAGGTTCTGATAAATCATCATTACAAGATTCGTCTGCTAATCCAACGGCCAAATCTATCGACTTGGATAATAGAATTCAGGAAATCAGACAAATGGCCAGGCATGTGCGGGACATTGAGGGGCAAGAGCTTTCCCTGACCAATCAAGGTGCAAACGAAAAGCAGGGTGTGAATAATGAACTTTCCAATGAGATGGAATTGGTCAATGTGCATAGTGATGACAATAAAAGTTTTTTAGGGAAGACTAATGGTATTCATGAAACTGTAAAGACAGGCAATTTGGATGTACGAAAAATTGATGATTCTGGATTTCTCAGTAAGGTCTCTTCCACAGAGGACAATATACAAGGTTGTACTATTTCAGGTGAGAATGTTTCTTCTGATAGTGAAAGCACCGTGCAGGGTTTTAAAGATAGTGAAAGTGCTTTGAAGTTAACAGACACAACCGAGGTCATCCAATTCTCTGATACTCCTTATGCTGAATCACACATGTCAAGGAAAGGTTCTATTAGAGCAAAGACAAGAGTGATACTGTCATTGAAAGAAGCTAGAGACTATCTATCTGAAAAATTTCACAACCAAGTGCCTGACACAGTGTCCCAAGTGAAAACCTTGCCAGAAAGTGATGCCGTTTTGAGGCATCCAGGTGATGAAGGATTTAGTAGAAGAAATACGGGCCATAAATTGGATGCGAATGACAAAGTGGCAGCAATTTCAGGTCGAACATCATATACTACGCATTCCACAAAAGCCTGCAAAGTTTCTGCTTGGAAGGAATCTGTCCCAACTAAGAATGAAAATTCTGAAGATTCTGAGGCAAGATGTGGAGTGGGAGATCTTGGGAAGCCACAAACTTCCTTAAATCATGAAGGTAATAGAATCAATGTGGGGACAGGGCCACCTGCAAAGATACAAAACTGGATAGATACAAATTTTCATGAAGTTGAGCCCTTAGTTAAGAAGATTGGAACTGGTTTTAAAGATAACTACATGGTTGCTAGAGAAAAAGTTAATGAACAGTTAGATATGGATACTGAAATTACACAGCTTGCTTTTAATGGTGATGATAGTGAACTTGAGTGGATGAAAGATGATGATCTTAGAGAAATTGTCTTTCAAGTCCGAGAAAATGAGTTGGCAGGGAGAGATCCATTTTATTTGATGGATGCGGAAGATAAACGTGTGTTCTTTATGGGTCTCGAAAAGAAAGTtgagaaagagaatgaaaaattgtTGAAGCTGCACGAGTTGCTACATTCAAATATTGAAAATCTTGATTATGGAGCAG ATGGTATCAGCTTGTATGATCCACCTAGCAAAATCATTCCACGCTGGAAAGGGCCTCTGATAGAAAAGAACCCTGAGTTCCTCAAGAACTTCCTCGAAGAACAGAAGGCATTTTTAGCAGGGAACACTGGTAATTCATACCCAGTGAAGGACCAGGAAAACTCCATTAAAAAATCAACAGGATCCCCCACCCCTGGGAATGTTGCTTCTTCTTTGCCCACCCTTGATTCAGAGAAAAACTTTCATGATGAGGATCCAAAAAATTCTAGGACAGTAATTGAAGGCAGTGATGGTTCTGTTATAGCTGGCAAAAGATCAGGGAAAGAATATTGGCAACACACAAAGAAATGGTCCCATGGGTTTTTGGATTCTTATAATGCAGAGACAGACCCAGAAGTTAAATCTGTTATGAGGAATATGGGGAAGGATTTAGATCGGTGGATCACTGAAAAAGAAATACAGGAAGCAGCTGATCTGATGAGCAAAGTACCTGAGAGGAATAAGAAATTCATGGAAAAGAAACTCAACAAGCTCAAAAGAGAAATGGAATTGTTTGGACCACAAGCCGTAGTGACCAAATACCGTGAATATGCAGATGAGAAGGAAGAAGATTATCTGTGGTGGTTGGATCTTCCACATTTGCTG TGCATCGAATTGTACACAGTCGATAATGGGGAACAGATGGTTGGACTATATTCATTGGAGATGGCTACTGATCTTGAATTGGAACCAAAGCCATATCATGTGATTGCCTTTGAGGATGCTGGTGACTGCAAAAATCTTTGTTATATAATTCAGGCTCACATGGACATGCTTGGAAATGGCCATGCCTTTGTGGTTCCTCGGCCACCTAAG GATGCTTTTTGGGAAGCCAAAGCAAATGGTTTCAGTGTAACTGTCATCAGGAAAGGGGAACTTCAGCTCAATGTTGACCAAACACTAGAAGAAGTGGAGGAACAAATTACTGAGATTGGGAGCAAAATTTACCAAGATAAGATCATGAAGGAACGCTCTGTGGATATAAGCTCATTGATGAAGGGTGTATTTGGTGTTACTGGCAAACCCACGAAGAG AAAGGGGTTGAAGCAGATGCTGAGGAAGTCTAATAAGAAATAA